The Benincasa hispida cultivar B227 chromosome 9, ASM972705v1, whole genome shotgun sequence genome has a segment encoding these proteins:
- the LOC120084779 gene encoding uncharacterized protein LOC120084779 — translation MSNSIIQLPASDKFNGEGYSNWKSNINTMLVVDDLRFVLTEECPPVPSTTANQNVRDIYDRWVRANEKARAYILARISDVLNKKHEDMPTAREIMGSLQEMSGNCRPLFDMKPLSMSTLLA, via the coding sequence ATGTCAAATTCAATCATACAATTGCCAGCTTCCGATAAATTTAATGGTGAAGGATATTCCAACTGGAAATCCAACATCAATACAATGttagttgtggatgatttgaggtttgtgttgacggaggaatgtcctccggtTCCCAGTACAACAGCGAACCAAAATGTTCGGGACatctatgataggtgggtaaggGCTAATGAGAAAGCTCGGGCCTACATCTTAGCAAGAatatctgatgtacttaataagaaacatgaggatatgCCCACTGCCCGTGAGATAATGGGGTCGCTTCAAGAGATGTCCGGGAACTGTCGTCCTCTAttcgacatgaagccattaagtatgtctACATTActcgcatga